One window of Cryobacterium arcticum genomic DNA carries:
- the rsmG gene encoding 16S rRNA (guanine(527)-N(7))-methyltransferase RsmG has protein sequence MTLSLEAEPAVAAELFGDRIDAARDFTRHLAEQGEELGLIGPLELPRLWSRHILNCVLVAPLLRPGRVGDVGSGAGLPGLVLAIARPDVSFVLIEPMERRVAWLTGQIEALGLTNATVLRARAEDIRLDAPLDQVTARAVSALKTLIPLTAPLLRPGGELVVMKGAGAAGEIANAAKAIARFRLRNVEVLTLGEGVLPDVTRVIRATVD, from the coding sequence GTGACCCTCTCTCTCGAGGCCGAGCCGGCCGTTGCCGCCGAGCTGTTCGGCGACCGCATCGACGCGGCGCGTGATTTCACCCGTCACCTCGCCGAGCAGGGTGAGGAACTGGGGCTGATCGGACCGCTCGAACTCCCCCGATTGTGGAGCCGGCACATCCTGAACTGCGTCCTGGTCGCTCCGCTGCTGCGCCCGGGTCGAGTCGGCGATGTCGGCTCCGGCGCCGGGCTGCCCGGCTTGGTTCTCGCGATTGCCCGTCCCGACGTGTCCTTCGTGCTCATCGAGCCCATGGAACGTCGCGTGGCCTGGTTGACCGGTCAGATCGAGGCACTCGGTCTGACCAACGCAACAGTGTTGCGGGCTCGGGCCGAAGACATCCGCTTGGATGCCCCGCTCGATCAGGTCACCGCACGGGCCGTGAGCGCCCTGAAAACGTTGATTCCCCTGACCGCGCCGCTGCTGCGGCCGGGCGGGGAGCTCGTCGTCATGAAGGGGGCTGGTGCCGCGGGTGAGATAGCCAACGCGGCCAAGGCCATCGCCCGCTTCCGGCTGCGAAATGTCGAAGTTCTCACCCTCGGTGAGGGCGTGCTGCCGGACGTCACCCGGGTCATAAGGGCTACAGTGGACTAG
- a CDS encoding protein jag — protein MDNNVTENTDVINADAAADAPDALPTIGQLEQEGDIAADYIEEFLDICDLDGDIDIDARNGRAYLSVNSSDATNLRLLSKPDTVNALQELTRLAVQNKTGSFSRLILDVGGSREARQAELTDLVGRAIERIEGGATEASLPPMSSYERKLVHDIVSERGFVSESLGEGRDRHTVITAA, from the coding sequence ATGGACAACAACGTGACTGAGAACACCGACGTGATCAACGCGGATGCTGCTGCCGACGCCCCCGACGCACTACCGACCATCGGCCAGTTGGAGCAGGAAGGCGACATCGCCGCCGACTACATCGAGGAATTCCTGGATATTTGCGACCTCGATGGGGACATCGACATCGATGCCCGCAACGGACGTGCCTACCTGTCGGTGAACTCGTCCGACGCGACCAACCTGCGTCTGCTGTCCAAGCCCGACACCGTCAACGCCTTGCAGGAGCTCACCCGCCTGGCCGTGCAGAACAAGACCGGCTCGTTCTCCCGTCTGATCCTCGACGTCGGCGGTTCGCGTGAGGCGCGCCAGGCGGAGCTCACCGACCTCGTCGGCCGGGCGATCGAACGCATCGAGGGCGGCGCAACGGAGGCTTCCCTCCCCCCGATGTCGTCCTACGAACGCAAGCTCGTGCACGACATCGTGTCGGAGCGTGGCTTCGTTTCCGAGTCGTTGGGTGAAGGCCGTGACCGCCACACGGTCATCACCGCCGCGTAG